The Leptospira stimsonii genome has a window encoding:
- a CDS encoding helix-turn-helix domain-containing protein produces the protein MSERKLQREFQKRIGVSPRELRSLFRFNQVKNLLMENSHFNSVEIALSSGYYDQSHFIRDIKKYAKLIPSKFSQSVIENKIRFFKTEKK, from the coding sequence ATCTCAGAAAGGAAACTACAAAGAGAATTTCAGAAAAGGATAGGAGTATCCCCGAGAGAATTAAGGTCATTGTTTCGATTCAATCAAGTAAAAAACCTTTTGATGGAAAATTCGCACTTTAACTCCGTAGAGATTGCTCTCTCTTCCGGATATTACGACCAATCCCACTTCATTCGTGATATTAAAAAATATGCGAAATTAATTCCTTCTAAATTTAGTCAGTCGGTGATTGAAAATAAAATTAGGTTCTTTAAAACAGAAAAAAAATAA
- a CDS encoding helix-turn-helix domain-containing protein, with protein MKLKLLHPTGFYFFSFFILNILVWMFLEGVELLTEPDFSLTLAKYVEYFEIWIGLLTLFGIYFIASEAKRFQIEIQESRELVQNLRHQFLLSSKDREQFWKEILNQFHRWKYTKTEMEIASCLLRGLSNQQIASIRNTSLRTVETQTSAIYQKSGMRGKLDFIAYFIMPLLPEED; from the coding sequence ATGAAATTGAAATTACTTCACCCGACTGGATTTTATTTTTTTTCTTTCTTTATTCTGAATATTCTCGTTTGGATGTTTTTAGAAGGAGTAGAATTACTTACCGAACCGGACTTCTCGCTTACTCTGGCAAAGTATGTGGAATATTTTGAAATCTGGATTGGACTATTGACTCTTTTTGGTATTTATTTTATCGCCTCCGAAGCAAAACGATTTCAGATTGAAATTCAAGAATCCCGTGAACTAGTACAAAATTTACGTCATCAATTTCTCCTCAGCTCGAAAGATAGGGAACAGTTCTGGAAAGAAATTCTGAATCAATTCCACCGATGGAAATACACCAAGACAGAGATGGAAATTGCTAGTTGTTTACTTCGAGGACTCTCCAATCAGCAAATAGCAAGCATCCGAAATACCAGCTTAAGAACCGTTGAAACGCAAACTTCGGCAATCTATCAAAAATCAGGAATGCGAGGAAAACTGGACTTCATTGCCTATTTTATCATGCCGTTACTACCTGAAGAAGATTAA